In the Larus michahellis chromosome 6, bLarMic1.1, whole genome shotgun sequence genome, one interval contains:
- the ERLIN1 gene encoding LOW QUALITY PROTEIN: erlin-1 (The sequence of the model RefSeq protein was modified relative to this genomic sequence to represent the inferred CDS: deleted 1 base in 1 codon): MTMAQAGAVVAAAAGLLVFFLYSSIHKVEEGHLAVYYRGGALLSSPSGPGYHIMLPFVTTFKSVQTTLQTDEVKNVPCGTSGGVMIYIDRIEVVNKLAPYAVYDIVRNYTADYDKTLIFNKIHHELNQFCSAHTLQEVYIELFDQIDENLKLALQKDLNVMAPGLTIQAVRVTKPKIPEAIRRNFELMEAEKTKLLIAAQKQKVVEKEAETDRKKALIEAEKAAQVAKIHYQQKIMEKETEKRISEIEDAAFLAREKAKADAEYYTARKLADSNKLKLTPEYLELMKYQAIAANSKLYFGDRIPNVFLDSCAFQQASLRTAQEPAFLHRRPQTPLEKATSEQRKALADRGRKIPGVAQQLAQL, translated from the exons ATGACCATGGCTCAGGCTGGAGCCGTCGTTGCAGCGGCCGCGGGACTCCTGGTCTTCTTCCTCTACTCCTCCATCCACAAGGTCGAGGAGGGGCATCTGGCCGTCTATTACAG GGGTGGTGCATTGTTATCTAGTCCAAGTGGACCAGGCTACCACATCATGCTCCCGTTTGTTACCACCTTCAAATCTGTGCAG acCACGTTGCAGACTGATGAAGTGAAAAATGTGCCTTGTGGGACAag TGGCGGTGTTATGATCTACATTGACCGAATAGAAGTTGTCAATAAATTGGCACCATATGCAG TGTACGATATTGTGAGAAACTACACTGCAGACTATGATAAGACCTTGATCTTCAATAAAATTCATCATGAGCTGAATCAGTTCTGCAGCGCCCATACCCTGCAGGAAGTATACATTGAGCTGTTTG ATCAGATAGATGAGAATCTGAAGTTGGCCCTGCAGAAAGATCTCAATGTTATGGCACCAGGTCTCACTATCCAG gctgTGCGTGTTACAAAACCCAAAATCCCAGAAGCCATCCGAAGAAATTTTGAGCTAAT GGAGGCTGAGAAGACCAAGCTGCTGATTGCAGCCCAGAAGCAGAAGGTAGTAGAGAAGGAGGCGGAGACAGACCGGAAGAAAGCGCTCATTG AGGCGGAGAAGGCTGCTCAAGTGGCCAAGATTCACTATCAACAGAAGATTATGGAGAAGGAAACTGAGAAGCGAATTTCTGAAATTGAAG ATGCTGCATTCCTagcaagagagaaagcaaaagctgATGCGGAATACTACACTGCTCGGAAGCTGGCCGATTCCAACAAG cTGAAACTTACCCCCGAGTATCTGGAACTAATGAAGTACCAAGCGATAGCTGCCAACAGCAAGCTGTATTTTGGTGACCGCATCCCCAACGTGTTTCTGGATTCCTGTGCCTTCCAGCAAGCCAGTCTGAGGACCGCCCAAGAA CCAGCCTTCCTTCACAGGAGGCCCCAGACACCTCTGGAGAAAGCCACCTCAGAGCAAAGGAAAGCACTGGCTGACAGAGGTAGAAAAATACCCGGTGTAGCTCAACAGCTAGCCCAGCTGTGA